Proteins encoded within one genomic window of Numenius arquata chromosome 12, bNumArq3.hap1.1, whole genome shotgun sequence:
- the NELFCD gene encoding negative elongation factor C/D: MEDADYFEGSAAEWGNEADGGAQDDEDGEGEDDAEVQQECLKKFSTPDYIMEPSIFNTLKRYFQAGGSPENVIQLLSENYTAVAQTVNLLAEWLIQTGVEPVQVQETVENHLKSLLIKHFDPRKADSIFTEEGETPAWLEQMIAHTTWRDLFYKLAEAHPDCLMLNFTVKLISDAGYQGEITSVSTACQQLEVFSRVLRTSLATILDGGEENLEKNLPEFAKMVCHGEHTYLFAQSMMSILAQEEQGGSAVRRIAQEVQRYAHEKGHDASQITLALGTAASYPRACQALGAMLSKGALNPADITVLFKMFTSMDPPPVELIRVPAFLDLFMQSLFKPGAKINQDHKHKYIHILAYAASVVEMWKKNKRVSINKDELKSTSKAIETVHNLCCNENKGASELVAELSTLYQCIRFPVVAMGVLKWVDWTVSEPRYFQLQTDHTPVHLALLDEISTCHQLLHPQVLQLLVKLFETEHSQLDVMEQLELKKTLLDRMVHLLSRGYVLPVVSYIRKCLEKLDTDISLIRYFVTEVLDVIAPPYTSDFVQLFLPILENESIAGTIKTEGEHDPVTEFIAHCKSNFIMMN, translated from the exons ATGGAGGACGCCGATTATTTCGAGGGCAGCGCGGCGGAGTGGGGCAACGAGGCGGACGGAGGGGCG CAAGACGACGAAGATGGAGAGGGAGAAGACGATGCTGAGGTGCAGCAAGAATGCCTCAAGAAATTTTCGACCCCAGACTATATAATGGAGCCGTCTATATTTAACACGTTGAAGCG ATACTTCCAAGCAGGAGGTTCTCCAGAGAATGTTATCCAGCTCCTCTCTGAAAACTACACTGCGGTGGCACAGACTGTAAATCTGCTGGCAGAGTGGCTCATTCAAACAG GTGTCGAGCCAGTGCAAGTTCAGGAGACTGTAGAAAACCATTTAAAGAGCTTGCTTATCAAGCATTTTGACCCTCGGAAAGCAGATTCCATCTTTACAGAGGAAGGAGAG ACTCCAGCCTGGCTTGAGCAAATGATAGCACATACTACGTGGAGAGATCTCTTTTACAAGTTGGCAGAGGCCCATCCCGACTGTTTAATGCTTAATTTTACTGTTAAG CTTATATCTGATGCTGGATATCAAGGGGAAATAACCAGTGTTTCAACGGCTTGTCAGCAACTGGAAGTGTTTTCCAGAGTCCTGCGTACATCTCTGGCAACAATTCTAgatggaggagaagaaaaccttgaaaaaaaCCTCCCTGAGTTTGCT AAGATGGTGTGCCACGGAGAGCACACCTATCTCTTCGCTCAGTCTATGATGTCCATATTAGCtcaagaggagcagggagggtcGGCTGTCAGACGGATTGCTCAGGAGGTCCAGCGATACGCTCATGAGAA AGGCCACGATGCTAGTCAGATCACGTTAGCACTGGGGACCGCAGCCTCCTACCCTCGAGCGTGCCAGGCTCTCGGTGCCATGTTGTCCAAAGGAGCTCTGAATCCAGCAGACATCACTGTCCTGTTCAAAATGTTCACAAGCATGGACCCACCCCCCGTAGAGCTG ATTCGAGTACCTGCCTTTCTGGACCTCTTCATGCAGTCATTGTTCAAGCCAGGTGCTAAGATCAACCAGGACCACAAACATAAATACATTCACATCCTGGCATATGCAGCGAGTGTAGTAGAGATGTGGAAAAAG AACAAGAGGGTCAGCATAAACAAGGATGAACTCAAGTCAACTTCGAAAGCCATTGAAACCGTTCACAACCTGTGTTGCAATGAGAACAAAGGAGCAtcagagctggttgcagaactgAGCACTCTCTACCAGTGCATcag GTTCCCAGTGGTGGCAATGGGTGTATTAAAGTGGGTGGACTGGACAGTGTCAGAGCCACGATACTTCCAACTGCAGACTGATCACACCCCGGTTCATCTGGCATTATTGGATGAG ATCAGTACATGCCATCAGCTGCTTCATCCCCAAGTTCTACAACTCCTTGTCAAGCTCTTCGAAACAGAACATTCACAGCTTGATGTGATGGAGCAG CTGGAGTTGAAGAAGACTCTCTTGGATCGAATGGTGCATTTACTGAGCCGGGGATATGTCCTGCCCGTCGTCAGCTACATCCGCAAATGCCTGGAGAAGCTGGACACTGATATCTCTCTCATCAGATATTTTGTTACGGAG GTGCTGGATGTGATTGCTCCTCCATATACCTCAGACTTCGTAcagctttttcttcccatcttGGAAAATGAAAGTATTGCAGGTACTATTAAAACAGAAGGCGAACATGATCCTGTCACTGAGTTTATAG ctcacTGCAAATCTAACTTTATTATGATGAACTAA